The following are encoded in a window of Clostridium thermarum genomic DNA:
- a CDS encoding nickel-dependent hydrogenase large subunit: MSREIMIDSVTQFSGLLKVEVIIDRNRITEAKCMENTILDLGIILKGKNPLEVVEFSQKIYGVCPTAHSYVSTMAVESALEIICDHNSDVIRSFIHGCEFLQSHIRHFYTFVLPDYIKGPSILSNLNEEFIEYRLPHFVNERLSGHYVQGLRYSCMAHQMLEMFNNKGPGSYGIYLGGNTVNFDVSQYVEINSLLRNITDFIREVMLEDMEIIAMYYDDYFSKGDTGDNYLSYGINDAYCNGEIYYVKPSVKIRGKFEELDEEKIQIYSGRYDGCSMEVGPMARMKLAGEYDGGNSVMDRLKARVLECYRIAVTMQKLMPMMEFTPKHKQSYETPSKACGKALRDTASGALGHWISIENKKIRGYEIMTPNSWNLSSGDSVGEKGVLEKALLGTNIENEQIPVEIGRIIRSFDPCMPCTAQVTTSKGSFEYQII; encoded by the coding sequence ATGTCACGGGAGATAATGATTGATTCTGTAACACAGTTTAGTGGATTATTAAAGGTTGAAGTTATTATTGACAGAAATAGGATTACAGAGGCAAAATGCATGGAGAACACAATCCTAGATCTTGGGATTATTCTTAAGGGCAAGAACCCTTTAGAAGTGGTAGAATTTTCACAGAAAATCTATGGAGTTTGTCCCACTGCCCACAGCTATGTCTCAACAATGGCTGTTGAAAGCGCCTTAGAAATTATTTGTGATCATAATAGTGATGTTATAAGAAGTTTTATTCACGGTTGTGAATTTCTTCAAAGTCATATAAGGCATTTTTACACCTTTGTACTGCCGGATTATATAAAAGGGCCATCAATACTGTCCAATCTTAATGAAGAATTCATTGAATACAGGCTACCCCATTTTGTGAATGAGAGGCTCTCGGGGCATTATGTACAAGGACTCAGATACAGCTGTATGGCACATCAAATGCTTGAAATGTTTAACAATAAAGGGCCTGGAAGTTATGGGATATATTTGGGAGGTAATACAGTTAATTTCGATGTATCTCAATATGTAGAGATTAATTCCTTGTTAAGAAACATAACGGATTTCATTAGAGAGGTTATGCTGGAGGATATGGAAATTATAGCTATGTATTATGATGATTACTTCTCAAAGGGGGATACCGGGGACAACTATTTAAGCTATGGTATAAATGATGCATATTGTAATGGAGAAATTTATTACGTGAAGCCCTCCGTAAAGATAAGAGGCAAGTTTGAAGAATTGGATGAAGAAAAAATCCAAATCTATTCCGGAAGATATGATGGATGTTCCATGGAGGTAGGACCCATGGCCAGAATGAAGCTGGCTGGTGAATATGATGGCGGTAACTCTGTTATGGATAGATTAAAGGCCAGAGTTTTAGAGTGCTATAGGATAGCTGTTACTATGCAAAAACTTATGCCAATGATGGAATTTACACCGAAGCATAAGCAAAGTTACGAAACGCCGAGTAAGGCCTGTGGAAAGGCTTTGAGGGATACTGCAAGTGGTGCTTTAGGGCATTGGATATCTATAGAAAACAAGAAAATAAGAGGTTATGAAATAATGACACCCAATTCATGGAATTTAAGTTCAGGGGATTCTGTAGGAGAAAAAGGAGTTTTAGAAAAGGCACTATTAGGAACAAATATAGAAAATGAACAAATACCAGTGGAAATTGGAAGGATTATAAGAAGCTTTGACCCCTGCATGCCTTGCACTGCACAAGTTACTACTTCAAAAGGTAGCTTTGAATATCAGATTATATGA
- a CDS encoding [Fe-Fe] hydrogenase large subunit C-terminal domain-containing protein: MHDKHRELFKKIIKAYYEDNFEESIKALMEKEKINKSQLFKTISNLCGVDLDYDENYIENLKKAISAYKLEHKVVDRTVSCDGHCKDESGLTNCQRTCPFDAVMIDPNTGKTYIDPERCEDCGVCVEACENGHIMDRTEFIPFAHLLKEKVPVIAAVAPAIYGQFGENVTLNQLRTAFKRIGFTDMVEVAFFADMLTLKEAVEFDHHVHHKDDFLITSCCCPMWVAMIRRVYNEMVKHVSPSVSPMIAAGRVLKKLNPEVKVVFIGPCIAKKAEAKEKDLLGDIDYVLTFEELKTIFEALEINPAELPETYTVEYASRGGRLYGRTAGVSTAVSEAIKRMFPDKHKEVRTVQAHGVPNCKELLSKLQRGEIDANFIEGMGCVGGCVGGPKRIISMELGRDRLNSLCDNSEIKVAIDSDVMKDVLKKIGITSVDDIKKGRNMELFERVF, encoded by the coding sequence GTGCATGATAAACATAGAGAGCTGTTTAAGAAAATAATAAAGGCTTACTATGAGGATAACTTTGAGGAAAGTATTAAGGCATTGATGGAGAAAGAAAAGATTAATAAGTCTCAACTCTTTAAGACAATATCTAATTTATGTGGTGTTGATTTAGACTATGATGAGAATTACATAGAGAACCTTAAAAAGGCAATCTCAGCCTATAAATTAGAGCACAAAGTAGTGGATAGGACGGTAAGCTGTGATGGTCATTGTAAAGATGAATCCGGTCTCACCAATTGTCAACGTACCTGTCCTTTTGACGCTGTTATGATAGACCCCAATACAGGTAAAACCTACATAGATCCTGAAAGATGCGAGGACTGCGGTGTGTGCGTAGAAGCCTGTGAAAACGGTCATATCATGGATAGGACTGAGTTTATTCCTTTTGCTCATCTTCTCAAAGAAAAGGTTCCGGTGATAGCAGCTGTAGCTCCGGCAATATACGGTCAATTTGGTGAAAATGTAACTTTAAACCAGCTTAGAACCGCCTTTAAAAGAATTGGGTTTACAGATATGGTTGAAGTAGCCTTCTTTGCAGATATGCTGACTCTTAAAGAAGCCGTTGAATTTGACCATCATGTACACCACAAAGATGACTTTCTTATCACTTCTTGCTGCTGTCCAATGTGGGTAGCAATGATTAGAAGAGTATACAATGAAATGGTTAAACACGTATCCCCTTCTGTATCTCCAATGATCGCTGCTGGTAGAGTACTAAAAAAACTTAATCCAGAAGTAAAAGTAGTATTTATTGGCCCCTGCATAGCTAAAAAAGCTGAAGCAAAGGAAAAAGACCTGCTAGGTGACATAGATTATGTGCTGACCTTTGAAGAGCTTAAAACTATTTTTGAAGCTCTTGAGATAAATCCTGCTGAGCTGCCGGAGACTTACACTGTAGAATATGCTTCCAGAGGAGGGCGTTTGTATGGTAGAACTGCTGGTGTATCAACTGCTGTAAGTGAAGCTATTAAAAGAATGTTCCCTGATAAGCATAAAGAAGTGAGGACAGTTCAGGCCCATGGTGTACCAAATTGCAAAGAACTTCTATCAAAGCTCCAGCGTGGAGAAATTGATGCAAACTTTATAGAAGGTATGGGATGTGTTGGAGGCTGTGTAGGTGGCCCAAAGCGAATTATTTCCATGGAACTTGGCAGAGATAGGCTAAATTCCCTGTGCGATAATTCAGAAATAAAAGTTGCCATAGATAGTGATGTAATGAAAGACGTTTTAAAGAAAATTGGAATTACTTCCGTAGATGATATAAAGAAAGGAAGAAATATGGAGTTGTTTGAAAGGGTCTTCTAA
- a CDS encoding Na+/H+ antiporter NhaC family protein, with product MNTTNKGKLSALLPLLVFIIIFVALSVISGDFYAVPVIVPFLIAAIVALFMNRKLSINQKLDIFCKGAGEGNIILMCLIFILAGAFAEIAKAMGAVEATVNLGLTYIPSNILVSGIFIIACFISLSIGTSMGTIATLVPIAVGISQKTGIPMALIVGAVVGGSMFGDNLSMISDTTIAATKTQGCEMKDKFRMNFFIVLPAAIISAIIFGVISIGKGSAMDISYSYDLIKVVPYISVLIAALFGVNVLYVLIGGSVFSGIIGMAYGAFDIVGLMQAAAKGISGMSELIIISLIIGGMVELMKYNGGIDFILNLVTRGVKSKTGAELGIAALVSLVDICTANNTIAIVTVGPIAKDIADQYGVEPKRSASILDMFSCVFQGIIPYGAQLLSAASLAGLSSLSIMRYLYYPYLMGICALITIIFSPRLKK from the coding sequence TTGAATACAACAAACAAAGGAAAATTATCCGCTTTACTTCCTCTATTAGTTTTCATTATTATATTTGTAGCTTTATCTGTTATATCAGGGGACTTCTATGCTGTACCGGTTATTGTACCCTTCCTAATTGCGGCCATTGTTGCATTGTTTATGAACAGAAAGCTCTCTATTAACCAAAAGCTAGATATCTTTTGTAAGGGCGCCGGTGAAGGTAATATTATATTGATGTGTCTTATATTTATACTTGCCGGTGCCTTTGCTGAAATAGCCAAGGCTATGGGAGCTGTTGAGGCCACTGTGAACCTTGGTCTAACCTATATCCCCAGTAATATTCTTGTATCCGGTATATTCATAATAGCCTGTTTCATATCTCTGTCTATCGGAACTTCTATGGGAACTATCGCAACACTGGTACCTATAGCGGTAGGGATTTCTCAAAAGACAGGTATACCCATGGCCTTAATCGTAGGCGCCGTAGTAGGTGGCTCAATGTTTGGAGATAACTTATCAATGATATCTGACACCACTATAGCTGCAACCAAAACACAAGGTTGCGAAATGAAGGACAAGTTCCGAATGAACTTCTTTATAGTGCTCCCGGCAGCTATTATAAGTGCCATAATATTTGGTGTTATTTCTATAGGCAAAGGTTCAGCAATGGATATAAGCTATAGCTACGATTTAATAAAGGTTGTTCCCTATATATCTGTTCTTATAGCAGCTCTATTCGGTGTAAATGTATTGTACGTATTAATTGGGGGCAGTGTATTTTCAGGGATCATTGGAATGGCATATGGCGCCTTTGATATTGTGGGTCTAATGCAGGCAGCTGCCAAGGGCATAAGTGGAATGTCTGAATTAATCATTATCTCTTTAATCATTGGCGGTATGGTTGAGCTTATGAAATACAATGGCGGCATAGACTTTATACTAAACTTAGTTACAAGGGGTGTAAAATCAAAGACCGGTGCGGAGCTGGGTATTGCTGCCCTTGTTAGTCTTGTAGATATTTGCACAGCTAATAATACCATAGCAATTGTTACTGTAGGCCCCATAGCCAAGGACATTGCAGACCAGTATGGGGTTGAACCAAAAAGAAGTGCAAGCATTTTGGATATGTTCTCCTGTGTATTTCAAGGCATAATCCCATACGGAGCCCAACTTCTATCAGCTGCCAGTCTTGCAGGCTTGAGTTCTCTATCCATCATGCGCTATTTATATTATCCCTATTTGATGGGTATATGTGCTTTAATTACAATAATATTTTCTCCCAGACTGAAAAAGTGA
- a CDS encoding HAD family hydrolase, protein MLQDIKAAIFDLDGTLVDSMWVWEKIDIDYLQLKGHEIPEGIRDDIAHLSFEETAIYFKNRFNIEESIEEIMETWHNMALDEYRTSVKLKAGAREFLALLKAKKIKIGLATSNSNTLLEIALKNNGIYEFFDVITTTNEVSRGKDFPDVYLLTAERLKVDPHQCIVFEDILPAVLGAKAAGMKVVGVFDKAAQHQWSEILSIADKTIKDYNELDLAV, encoded by the coding sequence ATGCTACAGGATATTAAAGCAGCAATCTTCGATTTAGATGGAACTCTAGTGGACTCTATGTGGGTGTGGGAAAAGATAGATATAGATTACCTGCAGCTTAAGGGGCATGAAATACCGGAAGGTATCCGGGATGATATAGCACATCTCAGTTTCGAAGAAACTGCAATATATTTCAAAAACAGATTTAACATAGAGGAATCCATCGAAGAGATAATGGAGACTTGGCATAATATGGCCCTGGACGAATACCGTACCAGTGTAAAGCTTAAAGCCGGTGCAAGAGAATTTCTAGCACTATTAAAGGCTAAAAAAATCAAAATTGGATTGGCCACCAGCAATTCTAACACCTTGCTGGAAATAGCCTTAAAAAATAATGGCATATACGAATTTTTCGATGTGATAACAACAACAAACGAAGTCAGCAGGGGCAAGGATTTTCCTGACGTATACCTTCTTACCGCTGAAAGATTAAAGGTAGATCCCCATCAATGTATTGTTTTTGAAGACATACTTCCTGCAGTATTGGGAGCCAAGGCTGCTGGCATGAAGGTTGTGGGGGTTTTTGACAAGGCCGCTCAGCATCAATGGAGTGAAATTTTAAGTATTGCTGATAAGACTATTAAAGACTATAATGAACTTGACTTAGCTGTATAA
- a CDS encoding peptidylprolyl isomerase, which translates to MDNGKILAVVEGVEITERDLYNTFVRMPKERQQAFSTEEGKKQLLDQIVTFELVNKDALKNGLDKDPVFVMQLENIKRELLTQYAIHKVLSQTVVTDEEAGKFYKDNMSLFLQQDGVSARHILVSELDQANEILSKLKNGMDFAEAAATYSTCPSKERGGELGFFTKGRMVPEFEEAAFGLEVGEISEPVKTQFGYHIIQVMEKKPACLKSLEEAKPEIIERLKNQKQNQIYGAYVESLKKKYTVEYK; encoded by the coding sequence ATGGATAACGGTAAAATACTTGCGGTAGTTGAGGGCGTTGAGATTACAGAGAGGGATTTATATAATACCTTTGTGAGAATGCCTAAGGAAAGGCAACAAGCCTTTAGTACGGAAGAAGGTAAAAAGCAGCTGCTTGATCAAATTGTTACTTTTGAATTAGTAAATAAAGATGCATTAAAAAATGGTTTGGATAAGGATCCTGTATTTGTTATGCAGTTGGAGAATATAAAAAGAGAGTTGCTTACTCAGTATGCTATACACAAGGTATTATCCCAGACTGTGGTTACTGATGAAGAGGCTGGTAAATTCTATAAGGATAATATGAGTCTGTTTTTACAGCAAGATGGGGTGAGTGCCAGACACATATTGGTTTCGGAATTAGATCAGGCTAATGAGATATTGAGCAAATTGAAAAATGGTATGGATTTTGCTGAAGCAGCAGCTACATACTCAACATGCCCATCAAAGGAAAGAGGCGGTGAATTAGGCTTCTTTACCAAGGGAAGAATGGTACCAGAATTTGAAGAAGCTGCCTTTGGATTAGAGGTTGGAGAGATTAGTGAACCTGTAAAGACACAGTTTGGTTATCATATAATTCAAGTAATGGAGAAAAAGCCAGCATGCCTAAAGAGCTTAGAGGAAGCCAAGCCTGAAATTATTGAGAGATTGAAAAATCAAAAGCAAAATCAAATATATGGAGCATATGTTGAAAGCTTAAAGAAGAAGTATACTGTAGAATATAAATAA
- the sigY gene encoding RNA polymerase sigma factor SigY has protein sequence MDELALIDQSKKGDKWAMNELLKINYPMLSGYVLKLTCDAHLAQDIIQETLLKAVVNISKYKPIGKFSTWLITIATNTFRDYLRKNKHFETLEENYQWDNSNPENLVLEKLEYKRIMKILSELPYEKRAVFILKHYYGYKYEEIAEVLKCPVGTVRSRLHNGIKYILSEFEKEDEE, from the coding sequence TTGGATGAGCTTGCATTAATTGACCAATCTAAAAAAGGTGATAAGTGGGCAATGAATGAATTGTTAAAAATCAATTATCCCATGCTATCAGGTTACGTACTAAAACTAACCTGTGATGCTCACCTGGCACAGGATATCATTCAGGAGACTTTACTCAAGGCCGTAGTGAACATAAGCAAATATAAGCCTATAGGTAAATTCTCAACATGGCTGATAACCATTGCTACTAATACCTTCAGGGATTACTTGAGAAAAAACAAGCATTTTGAGACCTTAGAGGAAAATTATCAGTGGGACAATTCCAATCCCGAAAATCTAGTTTTAGAAAAACTGGAGTATAAAAGAATAATGAAAATATTATCTGAATTACCCTATGAAAAAAGAGCTGTTTTTATATTAAAACATTATTATGGATACAAATATGAAGAAATTGCTGAAGTATTGAAATGCCCCGTTGGAACTGTCAGATCCAGGCTTCACAATGGTATAAAATATATACTGTCAGAATTTGAGAAGGAGGATGAAGAATAA
- a CDS encoding DUF5345 family protein — protein MKDKDLERYIDEYYTHKESSSKPEINHENAMLYSTLDNMDAINILNFDNNIDIMGIIQEGEKVTVKRKQKKEFLLFIFSAFLIINIIFFALIYINKDIFIYVQLAITIFLPFILIPFSYFKTVKEDM, from the coding sequence ATGAAGGATAAAGACCTTGAAAGATATATAGATGAATATTATACCCATAAAGAAAGCAGTTCAAAACCTGAGATTAATCATGAAAATGCCATGCTTTATTCCACTCTCGACAATATGGATGCAATTAATATTTTGAACTTTGATAATAACATAGATATCATGGGAATAATCCAAGAGGGTGAGAAAGTAACAGTCAAAAGAAAACAAAAAAAAGAATTTTTATTATTTATTTTTTCCGCCTTCTTAATTATCAATATTATATTCTTTGCCCTTATTTACATCAACAAAGATATTTTTATTTATGTGCAGTTGGCCATTACAATTTTTCTCCCCTTTATTTTAATTCCTTTTTCATATTTTAAGACAGTAAAGGAGGATATGTAA
- a CDS encoding sigmaY antisigma factor component: MKEVSTTTLLTVLIIVIPLLLIQASWIFQDARKRREKYYWLWGLFGLINVPQSLIIYLIVTRIILDRNKRK, from the coding sequence ATGAAGGAAGTATCTACGACAACTTTATTAACAGTCCTGATAATAGTAATCCCACTTTTGCTCATACAAGCCTCTTGGATATTTCAAGATGCAAGAAAACGGCGCGAAAAGTATTATTGGCTTTGGGGATTATTTGGCCTTATAAATGTTCCTCAAAGTTTAATAATATATCTCATAGTTACAAGAATAATATTAGATAGGAATAAAAGGAAATAA
- a CDS encoding PLD nuclease N-terminal domain-containing protein: protein MDISIGTDLLKFLAPLIILQLILVLVCIRSIIKDEVNYLPKWAWILIVCTFNFFGPIIYLFIGRKRY, encoded by the coding sequence ATGGATATTAGCATAGGTACAGACCTATTAAAGTTTCTTGCTCCACTAATAATACTGCAGCTGATACTTGTCCTTGTGTGTATCAGAAGTATCATAAAAGATGAGGTAAACTATCTTCCCAAATGGGCTTGGATACTGATTGTTTGTACTTTCAATTTCTTTGGTCCAATAATCTATTTATTTATCGGTAGAAAGAGGTATTAA
- a CDS encoding ABC transporter ATP-binding protein encodes MLKVKNLVKNYGELNVLKNISFEVEKGKVYGFLGQNGAGKTTTMNILTGLINYDGGEIYLDGEKFDKNKRHLLKKVGYLPQSPVFYGYMTAYEYLNFIGELSGMSATKIKSKSAELIETMGLKDAAHRKIGGYSGGMKQRFGLAVSLFNDPELLILDEPTSALDPEGRAEILHLISNLKKRGLTVFLSTHILSDVERVCDEVSIIHKGEILISDNLNHLKNQYIQPVFDIEFENECSNLKEILCNIPWIQRVKIAERKASIYVTSLDHSKKDLFQILSEYDNTCISYNLRKSDLEDIFIRLVNNNGNI; translated from the coding sequence ATGCTTAAGGTGAAGAATCTAGTTAAAAATTACGGGGAACTCAATGTATTAAAAAATATAAGTTTCGAGGTTGAAAAAGGTAAAGTCTATGGTTTCCTTGGACAAAATGGTGCTGGAAAGACTACAACCATGAATATATTAACCGGTCTAATAAACTATGACGGTGGGGAAATTTATTTAGACGGTGAGAAATTTGATAAAAACAAGAGACATCTGTTAAAGAAGGTTGGCTACCTTCCTCAAAGTCCCGTATTTTATGGCTATATGACTGCTTATGAATACTTAAATTTCATTGGAGAACTAAGCGGTATGTCCGCCACAAAGATTAAGAGTAAAAGTGCAGAATTAATTGAGACCATGGGATTAAAAGATGCAGCCCACAGAAAGATCGGTGGTTATTCCGGAGGTATGAAGCAGCGTTTTGGACTAGCTGTATCTTTATTTAATGACCCAGAACTGCTAATCTTGGATGAACCTACCTCAGCCCTGGACCCTGAGGGAAGGGCTGAGATCTTACATCTGATAAGTAACCTAAAAAAGAGAGGCCTAACAGTATTTTTATCTACTCATATATTGAGTGACGTAGAAAGAGTATGCGATGAGGTAAGTATTATTCATAAGGGTGAAATTCTAATATCAGATAACCTTAACCACCTAAAGAATCAATATATTCAACCGGTGTTTGATATAGAGTTTGAAAATGAATGCAGTAATCTGAAGGAAATTTTGTGCAACATCCCTTGGATACAAAGGGTTAAAATAGCAGAACGGAAGGCCAGTATTTATGTGACCAGCTTAGACCATTCAAAGAAAGACCTGTTTCAAATTCTATCGGAATATGACAATACCTGTATTAGCTATAATTTAAGAAAAAGTGATTTAGAAGATATTTTCATAAGGTTGGTGAACAATAATGGCAACATTTAA
- a CDS encoding ABC transporter permease, translating into MATFKAYFKKEILESKRQFRYLIVFLAFAFLALSNPIVLKLMPKILESSGMSGMEGLLSALPSDKTSVMQGVISDFFQTGILVMVFTFCNILSEELRSEKFVLPFSKGADAKYIVLAKVLHYSLLILAAVCLGLFLNYYYVGLMFDKGISPPISGVLFSALLISLFFIYNFMLTMFFSLIFKKGILAGIVVAAIQYFSVLPSKIEAIEDFIPYNLLVSAGNFTVSNMTFPIIIVIIYIVALAILNSIILKKKEII; encoded by the coding sequence ATGGCAACATTTAAAGCTTACTTTAAAAAAGAAATTTTAGAATCCAAGAGACAATTTAGATATCTTATCGTATTTCTGGCTTTTGCTTTCCTTGCCCTATCCAACCCAATAGTGCTGAAGCTTATGCCAAAAATATTGGAAAGCAGTGGCATGAGCGGTATGGAAGGATTGTTAAGCGCCCTCCCCTCTGATAAGACTTCTGTGATGCAAGGTGTAATAAGTGACTTTTTCCAAACCGGTATACTTGTTATGGTATTCACCTTTTGCAATATCCTAAGTGAAGAGTTAAGAAGCGAGAAATTTGTCTTGCCTTTCTCCAAAGGGGCAGATGCAAAATATATAGTACTTGCTAAGGTATTACACTACTCACTATTAATACTCGCTGCAGTTTGCCTTGGCTTATTTTTAAATTACTACTATGTTGGGCTAATGTTTGATAAGGGTATATCTCCTCCTATCTCCGGTGTTTTATTCTCAGCTTTACTTATATCCCTATTCTTCATATACAATTTTATGCTCACTATGTTCTTCTCTCTAATATTTAAAAAAGGTATCTTAGCCGGGATAGTTGTGGCTGCAATACAATACTTTTCTGTTCTTCCCTCTAAGATAGAAGCAATAGAAGACTTTATCCCTTACAATTTACTGGTTAGCGCCGGAAACTTCACAGTGTCCAATATGACTTTTCCTATAATTATCGTTATAATTTATATTGTTGCTCTGGCAATATTAAACTCTATAATATTAAAGAAGAAGGAAATCATATAG
- the bcp gene encoding thioredoxin-dependent thiol peroxidase — protein sequence MNNIEVIEGQMAPDFSLMGSDNKSHSLSDYRGSNIVLYFYPKDNTPGCTLEAQDFRDNIEKFKELNTVVLGVSRDSLSSHEKFITKQCLPFILLSDDNEEVCNLYGVLKEKTLYGKKHIGIERSTFIIDTEGVLRRAYRKVKVDGHVEHIIEYLRSL from the coding sequence ATGAACAATATAGAAGTAATAGAAGGACAGATGGCTCCAGATTTTTCTCTCATGGGATCAGATAATAAAAGTCACTCCTTATCAGATTATAGAGGGTCAAATATAGTTTTATATTTTTATCCCAAGGACAATACACCTGGCTGTACCTTAGAAGCCCAGGATTTTAGAGATAATATTGAGAAATTTAAAGAGTTAAATACTGTAGTATTAGGCGTAAGCCGTGATTCTTTAAGCTCTCACGAAAAGTTTATTACTAAGCAATGTCTCCCGTTTATTTTACTCAGTGATGATAATGAAGAAGTATGTAATTTATATGGGGTACTTAAGGAAAAGACCCTGTATGGAAAGAAACACATAGGAATAGAGAGAAGTACCTTTATAATAGATACTGAGGGAGTATTGAGGAGGGCTTATAGAAAAGTAAAAGTTGATGGTCATGTAGAACATATTATAGAATATCTTCGTTCCCTATAA
- a CDS encoding NAD-dependent protein deacylase: MDIREFKEHIANSNNIVFFGGAGVSTESDIPDFRSSNGLYNSETNSTYSPEEVLSHTFFMNHTEDFYKFYREKMIYANAKPNDAHKALAHLERQGKVKAIITQNIDGLHQQAGSTNVIELHGSIHRNFCMKCKRPYNLDYIIASEDIVPKCSHCSGTIKPDVVLYEEVLDSDNIDKAINYISKAEILIIGGTSLVVYPAAGLIRYFKGKCLALINKSATSYDNMANIVIKDSIGKVLSSLI, from the coding sequence ATGGATATACGTGAATTTAAAGAGCATATTGCTAATTCAAATAATATAGTATTTTTCGGCGGAGCCGGTGTTTCAACGGAGTCTGACATTCCTGATTTTAGGTCTTCAAATGGTCTATATAATTCCGAAACTAATAGTACCTACTCACCTGAGGAAGTACTAAGTCATACCTTTTTTATGAATCACACTGAAGATTTTTATAAATTTTATAGAGAAAAAATGATATATGCCAACGCAAAGCCTAACGATGCCCACAAGGCCCTTGCTCATCTCGAAAGGCAAGGTAAGGTCAAGGCTATTATAACCCAAAACATTGATGGCCTTCATCAGCAGGCCGGAAGCACCAATGTCATAGAATTACATGGTTCTATACACCGTAACTTTTGTATGAAATGTAAGAGACCTTACAACCTTGATTATATTATTGCTTCTGAAGACATTGTACCAAAATGTTCTCACTGCAGCGGCACTATTAAGCCGGATGTGGTATTATATGAAGAAGTTCTCGATAGTGATAATATTGATAAGGCCATCAATTATATATCTAAGGCAGAAATATTGATAATCGGGGGGACCTCATTAGTAGTGTATCCCGCTGCGGGCCTTATCAGATATTTTAAAGGAAAATGCCTTGCCCTTATAAACAAATCTGCAACTTCTTATGATAATATGGCTAATATAGTTATAAAGGATAGTATAGGAAAGGTTCTTTCCAGCTTGATTTAA